In the Lactobacillus paragasseri genome, TGAAAGAAATTATTCACTTTAAAAACAATAGTCAAAACGTGTATGAGGGTAAAGATTATGTCTATCTTTCAGAACTATCTGAAGGGGATGATTATGTCTTTAATCAGAAAACAAAGTATGGAGAAGTTTTTGCTGCAACTGCACGATTGCACATTATTGTTAAAAATAATCAAATTGTATCTTATTCGCAACGCTATGTTAGCAATTTGAACCCGGTACGCGAAAGACAAAATACAATTAGTTCAAAAGCTGCTGTAAATTCCTTATATACTTATAGTGAATTACCAAATAATTCCAAGATTATCTGGTTAAAGCAAGTTTATACCAAGTTGATCACTGTTCGAGAAAGCGAAATTTATATTCCTACTTGGGTGGCAGCGATTGAAAATAATAATTCGCATACGATGACCCTTAAACGCGTAAATGCATTTACAGGGACAATTATCCAAAATAATATTGCTGCTGATGATTCAAAGGAGTAGAGAAATTTGAAAGTATCGGTTTTATCAAGTGGTTCAGCAGGTAATTCTACGTTGATTGAGACTCCGCAGCATAAAATCTTAATGGATGCAGGTTTATCTGGAAAAAAGACTAAAGATTTACTGGCACAAGTAGGCGTTGATATTAAAGATATTGATATGGTATTTATCAGCCACGATCATACTGACCATTCCGGTGGATTAGGCGTATTAATGAGAAGATATCCTAAAATTTCGGCTTATGCGAATTCAGGTACTTGGAATTATTTAATTGAAAGTAATAAGATAGGAAAATTACCTGTTGAACAAATTAATACGTTTGAATCTGGTATAACTAAGACTTTTGGTGATTTAGACGTGACGAGTTTTGCGACGAGCCATGATGCAGCGCAGCCACAATATTATGTCTTTACAAGTGGTGGTAAAAGATTTGCGTGTTTAACAGATACTGGTTATGTTTCAAGTACTGTTAAAGGTGAAATAAAAGATGCAGATGGTTATTTGATGGAATTTAACTATGACGATATGATGCTTAGAAATGGTCCGTATTCTTGGTCATTAAAGCAACGAATTATGTCTGATGTTGGACACCTTTCAAATGATCAAGCAGCAGACACCTTACTTGATGTGGTTTCTCCAAAAACTAAACATATATTTTTAGCGCATCGCAGCCAACATAATAATACCCAGTATTTGGCGCATGAGACGGCTGAAGACTTATTAGTAGCTGGGGATGCAAATTTACCAGCTGATGTTAAGATTATTGATACTAATCCAATGCAAGCTGGCTCTTTAACGAAAATATAAATTTTTAGCAAATAATTTGACTTGAATTCATAAAAAATTCAAAATTTGTGATTAGGCTAGAAATGAAGAGAAAAGGAGAAATTTTTATGGCAGAAAATAATACTAAGCACCCTACTAAACATAACGCTTTAATCAAAACTGGTATTGTTGGAGTGGTTGCCGGACTTCTTGGGGGCGGAGTTGCTTATGCAGGTTTATCTCAAGTTAATGGACAAAATGCACCACAAACAAGTATCGTTCCAACGACAAAAGTTGAAAAGTCTAGCAGTAAAAATAGTAGTCAGATGACTA is a window encoding:
- a CDS encoding two-component system regulatory protein YycI — protein: MDFKRIEWIFLVVFIGINIFLGIELWQTPTLLSAGSTPAQTDIKSETSADQITIPKVNDKQEDGYYLAAKVDNSWTKKAAAQVNQQVETNASENSISVNLSKPIALSKDSKKALKEIIHFKNNSQNVYEGKDYVYLSELSEGDDYVFNQKTKYGEVFAATARLHIIVKNNQIVSYSQRYVSNLNPVRERQNTISSKAAVNSLYTYSELPNNSKIIWLKQVYTKLITVRESEIYIPTWVAAIENNNSHTMTLKRVNAFTGTIIQNNIAADDSKE
- a CDS encoding MBL fold metallo-hydrolase: MKVSVLSSGSAGNSTLIETPQHKILMDAGLSGKKTKDLLAQVGVDIKDIDMVFISHDHTDHSGGLGVLMRRYPKISAYANSGTWNYLIESNKIGKLPVEQINTFESGITKTFGDLDVTSFATSHDAAQPQYYVFTSGGKRFACLTDTGYVSSTVKGEIKDADGYLMEFNYDDMMLRNGPYSWSLKQRIMSDVGHLSNDQAADTLLDVVSPKTKHIFLAHRSQHNNTQYLAHETAEDLLVAGDANLPADVKIIDTNPMQAGSLTKI